Within the Paracoccus everestensis genome, the region CCAGGGCGACACCATCGCCGTCCAGGGCGTCTGGGCCACGATCCTGACCAGTGCCACGCGGGATGCGATATCCTTGGTCATGCTGTTCGCGGTGGCGGTCAGCATCGACCCGCAATGGACGCTGGCCGCCCTGATCGGCGCGCCCATCCTGATCCTGCCCGCCGCCATGGTGCAGCGCTACATCCGCCGCAAGGTGCGCCAGAACCGCGCTAATGCCAGCGCCCGCGCCACCCGACTGGACGAGGTGATGCACGGCATCGCCTCCATCAAGCTGAACCGGGCCGAAGACGACCAGACCCGCCGTTTCGCTGACATCGTCGCCCGCATCCGCCAGTCCCAGGTCAAAGTCGCCGCGATGGGCAGCGTCGTCCCCGCCCTGACCGACATCGTCACGGGCCTGGGCTTTGTCGCCGTTCTGGCCCTGGGCGGGCGCGAGGTGATGGCGGGCGAACGCAGCATCGGCGATTTCATGTCCTTTTTCACCGCGCTTGCGCTTGCCTTTCAGCCCATGCGGCGGCTGGGCGGGCTGGCAGGCACCTGGCAGACGGCCGCGGCCAGCCTGGAGCGGATTTACCAGGTGTTTGACATCCAGCCGCGAATCCGGTCGGGCGCGCGCCTCCAGCCGCCCGCCGAAACCACGATCCGCTTCCAGGATGTCTGGCTGTCCTATGACGACAAGCCCGTCTTGCAGGGTCTGGACTTTACCGCCGAGGCGGGCAGGACCACGGCGCTTGTGGGGCCGTCCGGCGCGGGAAAATCGACCACGTTCAACCTGCTGACCCGGATGGTGGATCCCGACCGTGGCCAGGTCACGATTGGCGGAGTCGCGGTGCAGGATTTCGACCTCTGCGTGCTGCGCGACCAGTTTTCGACCGTGGCGCAGGATTCCGCGCTGTTTGATGAATCGCTGCGCGACAATATCCTGATGGGGCGCCCGGGTGCCGACGATGCCGCCTTGTCGCGGGCCATGGACGCGGCCCATGTCAGCGATTTCGTGGGCGCCTTGCCCAGGGGCCTGGACAGCCCGGCAGGTCCGCGCGGATCGGCCCTGTCGGGGGGGCAGCGCCAGCGCATCGGCATCGCCCGCGCCATCCTGCGCGACGCGCCCGTGCTGCTGCTGGACGAGGCGACGAGCGCCCTGGACACCGCCAGCGAACGGCTGGTGCAGGCGGCGCTGGAAACGCTGTCTGAGGGGCGGACGACGCTGGTCATCGCGCACCGCCTGTCCACCATCCGCAACGCCGACAAGATCGTGGTGATCGAGCAGGGCCGGGTTGTGGAACAGGGCGATCATGCCCAGTTGATGGCCCAGGGCGGCGCCTATGCCCGCCTTGTCGCCCTGCAATTCGGAGAAAGCCAATGACCCGCCAGATCATCCGCGTCACAGGCGACGACCGCGTGGCCTTTCTGCAAGGGCTGGTCAGCAACGACGTGAATCGCGCGCCCTGCTGGGCCGCGCTGCTGACACCGCAGGGCAAGTATCTGGCCGATTTCCTGATCCTGCCCGATGGCGATGCGCTGCTGATCGACGTGGACGCCCGCTTGGCCGATGACCTGATCCGCCGCCTGGGGATGTACAAGCTGCGGTCCAGGGTTGCCATCGAGCCTGTCGCCCTGACGGTCGCACGCGGCACCGGGCCTGCGCCAGAAGGGGCCATCGCCGATCCCCGGCACCCGGCGCTTGGCTGGCGGTCCTATGGCGGCACGGGCGACGACGGCACCGATTTCGATGCCATCCGCGTGGAACAGGTGATCCCCGAAACCCTGGTCGAACTGATCCCGAACGAGACCTTTATCCTGGAGGCAGGGTTCGAACGCCTGCACGGCGTCGATTTCCGCAAGGGCTGCTATGTCGGCCAGGAGGTCACGGCCCGGATGAAGCACAAGACCGAGCTGCGCAAGGGCCTGACCCGCCTGCGGATCGAGGGCGAGGCGCCGGTCGGCACGCCGATCATGGCGGATGGAAAAGAGGTGGGGACGCTGTTCACCCAATCGGGCGGCCATGCCCTGGCGCATGTGCGGTTCGACCGCCTGGGGCCGGATATGCAGGCAGGGTCGGCGCGGCTGTTGTCAGACTAGCTTGCGGACCGGATCGCCCAGGGCGACCTCTCCGTCCTGTTCGACCGAACACAGGATGCCGCGCAGGCGCAACTCGGGGTGGCCGGGCGCGGTGATCCAGTCCTTCGCCGCCTTGCCGTAACGCACCTTCCATTTGACGCAGCCGTCGTTGAACACGTCAGACACCCGCAGCACTGCCGAGCCTGCGCGCAGCAGGGTGCCCACAGGCAGGTTCGCGTGGCTCGTGTCCAGGTCGCAGACGATCGTGTCGCCGGGGTGGGGCGTATTGTCCCGGTCCAGCCAGACCGCATCCATCACCCGGCGCGGCAGGATCGACACCTGGATGCGCGGATCGGGCGATCCGTCGGCCAGCCGGAGCCAGGGCGCCGTCCGCCAGCGTTCGCCGGGAATGCCGTCGGCGCGCGTCAGGGGCAGCCGATCCGGAAAGCTCCGCTGGTTGAAGCCGGGGCGGAAGCACAGGCATTCGGCCCGCGCGTCGTCCCTGGGCGCAGACAGCACATGGGGCAGGGCGCGGGACAGGTCGTCGGCAGTGACGTGGGGCATCATTTTGAACCGGGTGCGGACAGAAAAACGCCCCGGACCGGCCGGGGCGCCAAGAAGAACGGCTCAGGCCCGTTCGCTGTACTCAAAGACCTCGGTGTTCACGATGATCTTCTCGCCCTCGCCCACGAAGGGCGGGATCATGATGCGCACGCCGTTGTCCAGGATCGCGGGCTTGTAGCTGTTGGCAGCGGTCTGGCCCTTCACCACCGGTTCGGTTTCCGTCACGGTGCAGGTCACTTTCTGCGGGATCGACACCGACAGGGCCTCCTCGCCGTAATATTCGATGGTGGCGGTCATGCCGTCCTGCAGGAAGGGGCGGCGGTCGCCCAGCAGGTCGGCGTCCAGTTCCGTCTGCTCAAAGGTTTCGCTGTCCATGAAGACCAGCTTGCCGTCGGATTCATACAGGAACTGCTGATCCTTCTGTTCCAAGCGGACCTGCTCGACCTTGTCTTCGCTGCGGAAACGCTCGTTCAGCTTGCGGCCGTCGCGGAGATTCTTCAGTTCGACCTGGGCGAAGGCGCCGCCCTTGCCGGGCTTCACATGGCTGACCTTCACGGCGGCCCAAAGGCCTCCGTCATGCTCCAGCACATTGCCGGGGCGGATTTCATTGCCGTTGATCTTGGGCATGGAATGCTCTTTGCGGTTCGGGAAAATCGGGCCGTCCATGTTGAACGGCGCTGTGGCGCCCCTATATCGAGGCCTTCGGCAGGAGGCAACCAAAACGGTTTTGCGGTGTTGTCAAGGCGCGGACCCGTACCTAGGGGCGACAATCGCAGGCTGTAATTGCAGATTTCACCTGTTTTTTACACGACATGCATTATGTGCATGGGAGATATGCGGCCAGAGGAATACCGAATCGGCGTCGTTCCGCGTTAAGCAGCGACACCGTCAGAGAAACGGAAACAATAACGATGGGTTGGCATGATGCCGCCCACATGGCTGTTTTGCCCTTGCAGCCCAGAAGATGGACGAATGGTATGCGCGATTTTGTCGACGGATCGGCTTTCAATTTTGAGCAGGGCCAGCGTGCCCGCAAGCTTTTTGCCGCGGTGGTTTTGGCGGCGCTTGATGATGCCATTGCCGATGACAAGAAATATGGCAACGGTCCAGAACAGATTGCCCGTTGGGCGCGGTCGCGTGATGGCCGCGAGGTGCTGTCCTGCGCAGGCATCGACCCCAACGAACGCGTGGTAAAGGGCTTGATGGAATTCGTGTCCAAGGGCGTGCGCACCTCGGTCGCGTTGTCGCGCGAGGAAAGCGAACGCCGCATGGCCGCCGAGGCCGAGGAAGCCGAAGCCGCCTGAGGGCGCTGCGACGGCACCGGAAAGCCGCCCAGTGGGGCGGCTTTTTTCATTTCAAAGCCGCGTGACGATCCGCTCGCCATAGAACCGGTCCACGTCGGCGGCGTGGCACAGTTCGGTGGCGGGCGTCATCACTGCCGCCGATGCGGCTGCCGCGCCCAGGGCCAGGGCCTCTTGGACGGGCCAGTCGCGCGCCATGGCCATGACAAAGCCCGCGACAAAGCTGTCGCCTGCGCCGACCGCGCTGACCACCTTAACCCGTGCCGCCGCCGCGTGCCAGGCGCCGTCAGGCCCGGCAATGACCGACCCATCGGCCCCGCGCGCCACGATCACCGACCGCGCCGCACCGTCCTTGACCAGGCCCGCCGCGAAAGCCGCGCTGTCTTCGCGCGAGGGCAGGGGGCGGCCCGCCAGTTCCTCGGCCTCGTGGCTGTCCATGCGCAGCACGTCGACCGGCGTCGATGATCCCGACAACACCTGCAAGGCCTCGCCCGAGGTATCGACCAGCAGCTTCGCGCCGCTGTTCTTCAACCGCACGGTCAGCATCTGTTCGAACCCCGCCGGCACGCCGGGAGGATTGGACCCCGACACCACGACCCAGCCCCCGGCGCGCGCCCCTTCGGCAATGGCCTGGGTCATGTCGGCCACATGGGCCTTGTGCCATTCGGGACCGGGCAGGACAAAGCGGTATTGCCCGCCGGTGGACCGGTCGGTGACGGCCAGCGATTGCCGCGTCTCGCCCGGGGCGGTCAGGCGGACCAGCGACAGGCCATCCGCCTTCAGCATATCCGCGATGCGCGTCCCCGTGGCTCCGCCAAGCGCCACCATGGCGGTCGATTGGCCGCCCATGTGCTTGATCGCGCGGCTGACATTGATGCCGCCGCCGCCGGGATCCACCACCGGCTTTTCGCAGCGCAGCTTCAGTTCCGGGCGCACCTCGTCCGCGGCCGTGGACAGATCCAGCGCCGGGTTCAGCGTGACCGTCAGGATCGGCGCCTGCCCCTCCGCTGCCTGCACGATCATTCCCACCACCTGTCGATGCCGGCGATGTCGTCGTCGGACCAGCCGAAATGGTGCGCCATCTCGTGCATGACGACATGGGCGACCAGTTCGCCCAGCGTGACGTTCCCGCGCGAGGCCCATTCGTCCAGCAGCGGCCGACGGTAAAGCCAGATGATGTCGGGCTGTGCCGGCTGGTCGGATACCGATTTTTCCGTCAGGGGCACGCCGTCATAGATGCCGGTCAGTTCGAATGGGTCGTCGATCTGCAATTCGTCCAGCACGTCCTCGGGCGGGAATTCAGCCACATGAATG harbors:
- a CDS encoding ABC transporter ATP-binding protein; protein product: MPVTPSPTQPSATGLLRRFWTDYLRIHRASMAGAFALMTLEGSTLALISWMLKPLFDRVFVGKEAGAIWWVGSAIMGIFLLRAVTLIASRSLLSRISLGISTGMQRDLLAHVMTLDGRFFQANPPGAMIERIQGDTIAVQGVWATILTSATRDAISLVMLFAVAVSIDPQWTLAALIGAPILILPAAMVQRYIRRKVRQNRANASARATRLDEVMHGIASIKLNRAEDDQTRRFADIVARIRQSQVKVAAMGSVVPALTDIVTGLGFVAVLALGGREVMAGERSIGDFMSFFTALALAFQPMRRLGGLAGTWQTAAASLERIYQVFDIQPRIRSGARLQPPAETTIRFQDVWLSYDDKPVLQGLDFTAEAGRTTALVGPSGAGKSTTFNLLTRMVDPDRGQVTIGGVAVQDFDLCVLRDQFSTVAQDSALFDESLRDNILMGRPGADDAALSRAMDAAHVSDFVGALPRGLDSPAGPRGSALSGGQRQRIGIARAILRDAPVLLLDEATSALDTASERLVQAALETLSEGRTTLVIAHRLSTIRNADKIVVIEQGRVVEQGDHAQLMAQGGAYARLVALQFGESQ
- the ygfZ gene encoding CAF17-like 4Fe-4S cluster assembly/insertion protein YgfZ, with the translated sequence MTRQIIRVTGDDRVAFLQGLVSNDVNRAPCWAALLTPQGKYLADFLILPDGDALLIDVDARLADDLIRRLGMYKLRSRVAIEPVALTVARGTGPAPEGAIADPRHPALGWRSYGGTGDDGTDFDAIRVEQVIPETLVELIPNETFILEAGFERLHGVDFRKGCYVGQEVTARMKHKTELRKGLTRLRIEGEAPVGTPIMADGKEVGTLFTQSGGHALAHVRFDRLGPDMQAGSARLLSD
- a CDS encoding MOSC domain-containing protein; this encodes MMPHVTADDLSRALPHVLSAPRDDARAECLCFRPGFNQRSFPDRLPLTRADGIPGERWRTAPWLRLADGSPDPRIQVSILPRRVMDAVWLDRDNTPHPGDTIVCDLDTSHANLPVGTLLRAGSAVLRVSDVFNDGCVKWKVRYGKAAKDWITAPGHPELRLRGILCSVEQDGEVALGDPVRKLV
- the efp gene encoding elongation factor P encodes the protein MPKINGNEIRPGNVLEHDGGLWAAVKVSHVKPGKGGAFAQVELKNLRDGRKLNERFRSEDKVEQVRLEQKDQQFLYESDGKLVFMDSETFEQTELDADLLGDRRPFLQDGMTATIEYYGEEALSVSIPQKVTCTVTETEPVVKGQTAANSYKPAILDNGVRIMIPPFVGEGEKIIVNTEVFEYSERA
- a CDS encoding DUF6280 family protein encodes the protein MRDFVDGSAFNFEQGQRARKLFAAVVLAALDDAIADDKKYGNGPEQIARWARSRDGREVLSCAGIDPNERVVKGLMEFVSKGVRTSVALSREESERRMAAEAEEAEAA
- a CDS encoding 1-phosphofructokinase family hexose kinase; amino-acid sequence: MIVQAAEGQAPILTVTLNPALDLSTAADEVRPELKLRCEKPVVDPGGGGINVSRAIKHMGGQSTAMVALGGATGTRIADMLKADGLSLVRLTAPGETRQSLAVTDRSTGGQYRFVLPGPEWHKAHVADMTQAIAEGARAGGWVVVSGSNPPGVPAGFEQMLTVRLKNSGAKLLVDTSGEALQVLSGSSTPVDVLRMDSHEAEELAGRPLPSREDSAAFAAGLVKDGAARSVIVARGADGSVIAGPDGAWHAAAARVKVVSAVGAGDSFVAGFVMAMARDWPVQEALALGAAAASAAVMTPATELCHAADVDRFYGERIVTRL
- a CDS encoding metallopeptidase family protein; this encodes MTDWKDLTAPDAARMEAMARDALAALPPEFATHAQDITIHVAEFPPEDVLDELQIDDPFELTGIYDGVPLTEKSVSDQPAQPDIIWLYRRPLLDEWASRGNVTLGELVAHVVMHEMAHHFGWSDDDIAGIDRWWE